A part of Antechinus flavipes isolate AdamAnt ecotype Samford, QLD, Australia chromosome 6, AdamAnt_v2, whole genome shotgun sequence genomic DNA contains:
- the LOC127541399 gene encoding translation initiation factor IF-2-like translates to MLEPGARAAPSGAGWSPSLLAAAPGAAARAASPRPGGRGARCEAAAAAAGRAGSRGLAPRPRLRDRPPSPRPRLGPGEEIPSAPPPPPQPRGRRGRGHPPGGSARARLLLLFLRPEETFYKSKSGRFPNVTVPGGTAPGGRGPQPEPERGAGLAASSPAQEEQPQQHPALLPRQRVRVLALPCRLRARKAGGQGGSRATLLHPKAKHLRPSKEL, encoded by the exons ATGCTGGAGCCCGGAGCGAGGGCGGCGCCGAGCGGAGCCGGCTGGTCCCCCAGCCTCCTCGCCGCTGCCC CCGGGGCCGCGGCCCGAGCAGCCTCCCCAAGGCCGGGGGGGCGAGGAGCCCGATGTGAAGCGGCAGCCGCGGCGGCGGGCAGAGCAGGAAGCCGGGGGCTCGCCCCCCGACCCCGGCTCCGGGACCGGCCCCCCTCTCCGCGTCCTCGCCTGGGCCCGGGGGAGGAGATTCCCTCCgcgccccctcccccgccccaacCCCGAGGGCGGCGGGGCCGGGGGCACCCGCCGGGGGGGAGCGCCCGCGCCCGACTTCTGCTCCTCTTCCTCCGCCCCGAGGAAActttttataaaagcaaaagcGGGAGGTTCCCCAACGTGACTGTGCCCGGGGGAACGGCCCCGGGCGGGCGGGGGCCGCAGCCTGAGCCGGAGCGGGGAGCCGGGCTGGCCGCCTCCTCCCCGGCACAGGAAGAGCAGCCGCAGCAGCATCCAGCGCTCCTTCCCCGGCAACGTGTTCGTGTCCTTGCCCTCCCCTGCCGCCTGCGAGCGAGGAAGGCAGGCGGGCAGGGAGGCAGCCGGGCGACGCTCCTGCATCCCAAAGC